One genomic region from Harpia harpyja isolate bHarHar1 chromosome 1, bHarHar1 primary haplotype, whole genome shotgun sequence encodes:
- the GJD4 gene encoding gap junction delta-4 protein — translation MERWDSLGFLIVTLNYNVTIVGKIWLMLIILLRMAVVVLAGYPLYQDEQERFVCNTLQPGCSNVCYDLFSPVSHFRFWLIQTVSLLLPYAAFSIYVLHKVATYIVRMHCLVHGCKGSKGLSSPKDLKELCRSAVVNRLDCGADNLSVPNFSGAYTVHLFFRTLLEAAFAAVQYFLFGFFVPERFSCYHSPCTSTVDCYISRPTEKSIMMIFIWGVSSLSFLLSLADLVCALQRMTARNQKNKLANLHVENECILNLLPVQHGSSSPPQNQDCPVSNSSQTSDGSCSLLSEEEEEAVLHAEVVSQQTASTNLNSNSNKPCILGELAVKQDSAEEPLCAGDHQGTTCRHGRPKLQQDFIKDTALTLRPQIKSHLGVSSSVVQSKLLGYYPSAELKNPDAQSNYSSTSCLRSKKSEWV, via the coding sequence gAAAGATCTGGCTAATGTTAATAATTCTGCTGAGGATGGCAGTGGTAGTGTTAGCAGGCTATCCACTCTACCAAGATGAGCAGGAGCGCTTCGTCTGCAACACCCTGCAACCAGGATGCTCCAACGTTTGCTATGACTTGTTCTCTCCTGTATCTCACTTTAGATTCTGGCTCATTCAGACTGTGTCTCTTCTGCTACCTTATGCTGCATTCAGCATTTATGTTTTGCACAAGGTAGCTACGTACATTGTAAGAATGCACTGTTTGGTGCATGGATGCAAAGGGAGTAAGGGTTTATCAAGCCCCAAAGACCTGAAGGAGCTCTGTAGAAGTGCTGTTGTCAATAGATTAGATTGTGGTGCAGACAACCTAAGTGTCCCTAATTTTTCTGGGGCATATactgttcatcttttttttaggACACTACTTGAGGCTGCCTTTGCAGCtgtgcaatattttctttttggattttttGTTCCTGAGCGCTTTTCCTGCTACCATTCACCTTGTACAAGCACAGTTGACTGTTATATCTCCCGGCCCACTGAGAAATCCATCATGATGATTTTCATCTGGGGGGTCAGCAGCCTGTCCTTTCTGCTTAGCCTTGCTGATCTTGTCTGTGCTCTCCAGAGAATGACAGCAAGAAACCAAAAGAACAAGCTGGCAAACCTCCACGTAGAGAATGAGTGCATTTTAAATCTTCTCCCAGTACAGCATGGTAGCTCTTCTCCACCTCAAAATCAAGACTGTCCAGTATCAAATAGCAGCCAGACCAGTGATGGCTCCTGCTCACTTCTctctgaagaggaagaagaggctgtTCTTCATGCTGAAGTGGTCTCTCAGCAAACTGCCAGCACTAACCTTAACAGCAACAGCAATAAGCCCTGTATATTAGGAGAACTTGCTGTTAAGCAAGACAGCGCTGAAGAACCCTTGTGTGCCGGTGACCACCAAGGAACTACATGCAGGCACGGGAGACCCAAGCTTCAGCAAGACTTCATTAAAGATACTGCCCTGACTTTGAGACCTCAGATCAAGTCTCACCTTGGCGTTTCTTCCTCTGTAGTTCAGAGCAAGCTTTTAGGATACTACCCTTCAGCTGAGCTAAAAAACCCTGATGCACAATCAAATTATAGCAGTACTAGTTGCTTGAGGTCAAAAAAGTCAGAATGGGTATAG